From Granulicella sp. WH15, the proteins below share one genomic window:
- a CDS encoding DegT/DnrJ/EryC1/StrS family aminotransferase, with the protein MPSEAVTTLQPVPMLDFARQFSQIREEILAAVESVCTSQRFILGPEVSSFERAAAEACSVAHGIGCASGTDALWLALAAAHIGDSTEAVPAATSDAVITSPFSFFATASAILRAGAKPIFADIEPLTFNLSAASVQTAIEANPHLNVKAVLPVHLYGQCADWDSFTALQRNHPGLLLIEDAAQAFGATWNGAPAGSLGDAACFSFYPTKNLSAIGDAGLVTTKSPTLAERASMLRAHGMRRRYFHDEIGWNSRLDTIQAAVLEIKLKHLPAWNQQRRDLAARYNQLFLAAGLLSSSGAIADGLVLPYTHPRAQHVFHQYVIRAPRRDELREFLTQRKIGTEVYYPLPLHLQESLASLGYRAGDFPESERAAAEVLALPMYPELREDEQQTVVEAIRSFYA; encoded by the coding sequence GTGCCATCCGAAGCGGTCACAACCCTGCAACCCGTTCCGATGCTGGATTTCGCCCGGCAGTTTTCTCAGATCCGCGAAGAAATCCTCGCAGCCGTCGAATCCGTCTGTACCTCACAGCGTTTTATCCTCGGTCCTGAGGTCTCGAGCTTCGAGCGCGCCGCTGCCGAAGCCTGCTCAGTAGCCCACGGAATCGGCTGCGCCAGCGGCACCGACGCCCTCTGGCTGGCGCTCGCCGCCGCCCATATCGGCGACTCGACCGAGGCTGTACCCGCCGCTACCTCTGACGCGGTCATCACCTCGCCCTTCAGCTTCTTTGCTACCGCCAGTGCCATCCTGCGTGCGGGAGCAAAACCGATCTTCGCTGATATTGAACCACTTACCTTCAACCTTTCGGCTGCATCGGTTCAGACGGCTATCGAGGCCAATCCGCATCTCAACGTCAAAGCCGTGCTGCCGGTCCACCTCTACGGCCAGTGCGCGGACTGGGACAGCTTCACCGCGCTCCAGCGCAATCACCCCGGCCTGTTGCTGATCGAGGACGCCGCGCAGGCCTTCGGGGCCACTTGGAACGGCGCTCCGGCGGGCTCGCTGGGCGATGCCGCGTGCTTCAGCTTCTACCCCACCAAGAATCTCTCCGCCATCGGCGACGCCGGGCTGGTAACCACCAAATCCCCCACGCTCGCCGAGCGCGCCTCCATGCTGCGCGCCCACGGGATGAGACGGCGGTACTTCCACGACGAGATCGGCTGGAATTCGCGGCTGGACACGATCCAGGCGGCGGTTCTCGAGATCAAGCTGAAGCACCTGCCCGCTTGGAATCAGCAGCGCCGCGACCTTGCCGCCCGCTACAACCAACTCTTTCTGGCGGCGGGGCTGCTCTCCTCCTCGGGCGCCATTGCGGACGGGCTGGTGCTGCCCTATACGCATCCGCGCGCACAGCACGTCTTCCACCAGTACGTCATCCGGGCTCCCCGCCGGGATGAGTTGCGCGAGTTTCTGACGCAGCGCAAGATCGGCACCGAGGTCTATTACCCGTTGCCGCTGCACCTGCAGGAGAGTCTGGCATCGCTGGGGTATCGGGCCGGGGACTTTCCCGAATCAGAGCGGGCTGCGGCTGAAGTTCTGGCGCTGCCGATGTACCCCGAGTTGCGCGAAGACGAGCAGCAGACGGTTGTTGAGGCTATCCGCAGCTTCTACGCATAA
- a CDS encoding ATP synthase F0 subunit B: MNVMKKYFAAALLAVVFLGTAGTVWAQAVDDSGRETTPAAVSPEKNQQEKDENYAFKHSAGVVALGRMLGMNAEVAATTFEIANFVVLAGLVGFGMMKILPKTFRGRSAAIQKHLVDARVATEEASKRLSSVEARLAKLDGEIAAMKAQADKDAAADEARIKASVEEEKHKILTAAEQEIAAASVLAKRQLQAYAAELAIDQAARKLVVTAETDRLLVQAFAARLTGDSTKGGQN, from the coding sequence ATGAACGTTATGAAGAAGTACTTTGCGGCAGCCCTGCTGGCGGTGGTGTTTCTGGGTACGGCTGGAACGGTATGGGCTCAGGCTGTTGACGACAGTGGCCGTGAGACGACCCCGGCGGCGGTTTCGCCCGAGAAGAACCAGCAGGAGAAGGACGAGAACTACGCGTTCAAGCACTCGGCCGGTGTGGTTGCCTTGGGCAGGATGCTGGGGATGAACGCCGAGGTTGCGGCGACGACGTTTGAGATCGCGAACTTCGTGGTGTTGGCCGGGCTGGTCGGCTTCGGGATGATGAAGATCCTGCCGAAGACCTTCCGGGGGCGGTCGGCCGCAATCCAGAAGCATCTGGTGGATGCACGCGTGGCGACCGAAGAGGCGAGCAAGCGGCTGAGCAGTGTCGAGGCTCGGCTGGCCAAGCTGGACGGCGAGATCGCGGCGATGAAGGCGCAGGCCGACAAGGATGCTGCGGCGGATGAGGCTCGTATCAAGGCCTCGGTCGAGGAAGAGAAGCACAAGATTCTGACGGCGGCTGAGCAGGAGATCGCGGCGGCGTCCGTGCTGGCGAAGCGGCAGTTGCAGGCTTATGCTGCCGAGCTGGCCATCGACCAGGCGGCGCGCAAGCTGGTGGTAACGGCTGAGACCGACCGGCTGCTGGTGCAGGCGTTTGCGGCCCGGTTGACCGGAGATTCGACGAAGGGCGGGCAGAACTAA
- a CDS encoding twin-arginine translocase TatA/TatE family subunit produces MPSLADSAFIFVLALLLFGPKKLPELARQLGKLMGEFRRASNEFRMQMEDELRLAEQAEQQKKIAALEAAAPVTPPIENTTPTPVVDEVAQTEAMPAEAVENHIQLTETQPTEPIEPLPIATSGDLNLMPPATGLPVGRGSSAKPAEAEALEPMLEAIPQTTDPSTTSHEVSPQHG; encoded by the coding sequence ATGCCGAGCCTAGCCGATAGCGCGTTCATCTTTGTCCTGGCTCTGCTGCTCTTCGGCCCGAAGAAGCTGCCCGAGCTTGCCCGTCAGCTAGGTAAGCTGATGGGCGAGTTCCGCCGTGCCTCCAACGAGTTTCGTATGCAGATGGAGGACGAGCTGCGGCTAGCCGAGCAGGCCGAACAGCAGAAGAAGATCGCCGCGCTCGAGGCTGCCGCGCCCGTAACCCCGCCCATTGAGAACACCACGCCGACACCAGTTGTGGACGAGGTGGCCCAGACGGAGGCGATGCCAGCCGAGGCCGTGGAGAACCATATCCAACTCACGGAGACGCAGCCCACAGAGCCGATCGAGCCGCTGCCCATCGCCACATCCGGCGACCTGAACCTGATGCCTCCGGCGACGGGCCTGCCCGTAGGCCGTGGCTCGTCCGCCAAGCCAGCCGAGGCCGAAGCACTCGAGCCGATGCTCGAAGCCATTCCCCAAACCACCGATCCTTCCACTACCAGCCACGAGGTCTCGCCCCAGCATGGCTGA
- the hfq gene encoding RNA chaperone Hfq, translating into MESKPAQNIQDTFLNTVRKDKSPITIYLVSGVKLTGKIRSFDKYSVLLENNSQEQLIFKHAISTVVSGRAGGHMEMRPDTRSSEGRESRSNESRPELRHGVTVAGHGTPEVVAAAAE; encoded by the coding sequence ATGGAATCAAAGCCGGCACAGAATATTCAGGATACCTTCCTGAACACGGTCCGCAAGGACAAGAGCCCGATCACGATCTACCTGGTAAGCGGCGTAAAGCTGACGGGGAAGATCAGATCCTTCGATAAGTACTCGGTTCTGCTCGAGAACAACAGCCAGGAGCAGCTGATCTTCAAGCATGCGATCTCGACTGTGGTGAGTGGCCGCGCCGGTGGCCATATGGAGATGCGGCCCGATACAAGGTCCTCCGAAGGACGTGAGAGTCGCAGCAACGAGAGTCGTCCGGAGCTGCGCCACGGTGTCACGGTGGCTGGCCATGGAACTCCGGAAGTGGTTGCGGCTGCGGCTGAGTAA
- a CDS encoding ATP synthase F0 subunit B codes for MDEILQQVGGLVLGSVPTMVLFVLLVVAYGLLVRRPLDRVLAERRARTSGAVEQARGAISAAEAETEAYENKLRAAKNEIYQARDKKMKQWIAERDAALAEARLATQAKVESARQEIEQGAAAARQQIEGATAELSTQILKAVLPAGVEVAQ; via the coding sequence ATGGATGAGATTCTTCAACAAGTAGGCGGACTTGTGCTCGGCTCTGTGCCGACGATGGTCCTGTTTGTGCTTCTAGTGGTGGCCTACGGGCTGCTGGTGCGGCGGCCACTGGATCGTGTGCTGGCGGAACGCCGTGCGCGGACGAGCGGTGCGGTCGAGCAGGCGCGTGGTGCGATCAGTGCGGCCGAGGCTGAGACCGAGGCGTACGAGAACAAGCTGCGCGCGGCCAAGAACGAGATCTATCAGGCTCGCGACAAAAAGATGAAGCAGTGGATCGCCGAGCGCGATGCCGCCCTGGCCGAGGCTCGTCTAGCGACGCAGGCGAAGGTCGAGTCGGCGCGGCAGGAGATCGAGCAGGGCGCGGCGGCGGCGCGGCAGCAGATTGAGGGCGCGACGGCTGAGCTGAGCACGCAGATCCTGAAGGCTGTGCTTCCGGCCGGTGTGGAGGTTGCCCAGTGA
- the tatC gene encoding twin-arginine translocase subunit TatC, with product MADMIDNVRSAVQDRAELPGMSLMEHLDELRKRLIRAILYLLVGFAIAYIFHDRLVAFIQKPLVDIGLTMTMTHPTDALNLIIKTSVVAGAILSSPFIIYQIWLFISPGMYAHEKKYVWPFMSATVGLFVGGAWFGYRYVLPGAINVLVMGFGKNFTHMITIEDYTGFFLAVILGLGICFELPILLFFLSLFGIVDAGFLVRHIRYAILIIFLITAVICPLPDPVSMCIFASPMLVLYLLGVAVAYFVHPSRRKAKELKAS from the coding sequence ATGGCTGACATGATCGACAACGTCCGCTCCGCCGTACAGGACCGGGCCGAACTGCCAGGCATGAGCCTGATGGAGCATCTGGACGAGCTGCGTAAGCGGCTCATCCGCGCGATCCTCTACCTGCTCGTCGGCTTCGCCATCGCCTACATCTTCCATGACCGGCTGGTCGCCTTCATCCAGAAGCCGCTGGTCGATATCGGCTTGACGATGACGATGACGCACCCCACCGATGCGCTCAATCTCATCATCAAGACCTCGGTCGTGGCGGGCGCGATCCTCTCGAGCCCCTTCATCATCTACCAGATCTGGCTCTTCATCTCGCCGGGCATGTACGCGCACGAGAAGAAGTACGTCTGGCCGTTCATGAGCGCCACGGTCGGGCTCTTCGTCGGCGGCGCATGGTTCGGCTACCGGTACGTGCTGCCCGGAGCCATCAACGTGCTGGTGATGGGCTTCGGCAAAAACTTCACCCACATGATTACGATCGAGGACTACACAGGCTTCTTCCTCGCCGTCATCCTCGGCCTGGGCATCTGCTTCGAGCTGCCGATCCTGCTCTTCTTCCTCTCGCTCTTCGGCATCGTCGATGCGGGGTTCCTGGTCAGGCACATCCGCTACGCCATCCTCATCATCTTCCTGATTACGGCGGTCATCTGCCCGCTGCCCGACCCGGTGAGCATGTGCATCTTCGCCAGCCCGATGCTGGTGCTCTACCTGCTGGGCGTGGCCGTGGCCTACTTCGTACATCCCAGCCGACGCAAGGCCAAGGAACTGAAGGCATCATGA
- a CDS encoding M28 family peptidase, which yields MSANHRSFMRWTAFVTVFVSLFALPSFAQKPAAGHVSGAATYEVTKQLLAVAPKRFNGSPGHLAAEQFIKAHFAPEIAKGNFETDQFTASTPLGMQTMRNYIVRYPGKKDGIIVLASHYETNYPLKDINFVGANDGACTSALLIELGAYFRAHPPEGYSVWLVFDDGEEAVKSWSASDSLYGTRHLAAKWSQNGTIGKIKAFIVADMIGDKDLNIDHDGNSTPALESLLQQAARNTGHAGHVFKEDYSSGIEDDHLPFKQRGVPVLDIIDIDYGPHTAATPDGYHHTAEDTLDKLSPQSLQISADLFLEVIRLINQH from the coding sequence ATGTCCGCGAATCACCGTAGCTTTATGCGCTGGACTGCATTTGTAACAGTTTTTGTCTCTCTCTTTGCGCTGCCCTCGTTTGCCCAGAAGCCCGCTGCGGGACACGTCTCCGGAGCCGCTACTTATGAGGTCACCAAACAGCTTCTCGCCGTCGCGCCGAAGCGCTTCAACGGCTCACCGGGCCACCTTGCAGCGGAGCAGTTCATCAAGGCGCACTTCGCCCCCGAGATCGCCAAGGGCAACTTCGAGACCGACCAGTTCACCGCCTCCACCCCGCTCGGGATGCAGACGATGCGCAACTACATCGTGCGCTACCCCGGCAAGAAGGATGGCATCATCGTCCTCGCGAGCCACTACGAGACCAACTACCCGCTGAAGGACATCAACTTCGTCGGGGCCAACGATGGAGCTTGTACTTCGGCGCTGCTGATCGAGCTGGGCGCGTACTTCCGCGCTCATCCTCCCGAGGGCTACAGCGTCTGGCTGGTCTTCGACGACGGCGAAGAGGCCGTGAAGAGCTGGTCCGCGTCGGACTCGCTCTACGGCACCCGGCACCTGGCCGCGAAGTGGAGCCAGAACGGAACCATCGGCAAGATCAAGGCCTTTATCGTCGCCGACATGATCGGCGATAAGGACCTGAACATCGACCACGACGGCAACTCAACCCCGGCGCTCGAGAGCCTGTTGCAGCAGGCCGCGCGCAATACGGGCCATGCGGGGCACGTCTTCAAAGAGGATTACTCAAGCGGCATCGAGGACGATCATCTGCCGTTCAAGCAGCGCGGCGTGCCGGTGCTCGACATCATCGACATCGACTACGGCCCGCACACCGCGGCGACCCCCGACGGCTACCACCACACAGCCGAGGACACGCTCGACAAGCTCAGCCCACAGTCGTTGCAGATATCCGCCGACCTCTTCCTCGAGGTCATCCGGCTGATCAATCAGCACTAA
- the nadA gene encoding quinolinate synthase NadA, whose translation MNGILVDDAEAVAGLPAIETAPIEGQACLLENYLSQPDHTMDARIAAARAKLGKEAVVLGHHYQRDEVIQFADFTGDSYKLSKIAAETDARYILFCGVHFMAESADVLAKPWQQVILPDLNAGCSMADMAEIGQVEDCWDALGASLGTDGIVPLTYMNSAADIKAFCGERGGLVCTSSNARGAFEWAFARGNKILFLPDQHLGRNTAFSMGIPLNEMVVWDPYMINGGVAPDRLKAAKVILWKGHCSVHQRFLPEHVDRVRRDEPGMQVIVHPECRWEVCQKADALGSTERLIELIEKSPEGSSFAVGTEIHLVNRLAARFAPLGKRVITLDDSGCLCTTMYRISPAHLAWALESLVAGKVVNQIKVSEQTKHWAKVALDRMLEVPTAHAIQRPI comes from the coding sequence ATGAACGGAATCCTTGTTGATGATGCAGAGGCGGTCGCGGGCTTGCCTGCGATTGAAACGGCTCCGATTGAGGGCCAGGCCTGCCTGCTTGAAAACTATCTCTCCCAACCCGACCACACTATGGACGCCCGGATTGCGGCGGCGCGCGCGAAGCTCGGCAAAGAGGCCGTCGTGCTCGGCCACCACTACCAGCGCGATGAGGTGATCCAGTTCGCCGACTTCACCGGCGATAGCTATAAGCTCTCGAAGATTGCCGCCGAGACCGATGCGAGGTACATCCTCTTCTGCGGCGTGCACTTTATGGCCGAGAGCGCGGACGTGCTCGCGAAGCCCTGGCAGCAGGTGATCCTGCCTGACTTGAACGCCGGTTGTTCGATGGCGGATATGGCCGAGATCGGCCAGGTGGAAGACTGCTGGGACGCGCTGGGTGCGAGCCTCGGCACCGACGGCATCGTCCCGCTGACCTATATGAACTCGGCTGCGGATATCAAAGCCTTCTGCGGCGAGCGCGGCGGGCTGGTCTGCACCTCGTCCAACGCCCGCGGAGCCTTTGAGTGGGCCTTTGCGCGCGGCAACAAGATTCTCTTCCTGCCCGATCAGCACCTGGGCCGCAACACCGCGTTTTCTATGGGGATTCCCCTGAACGAGATGGTCGTCTGGGACCCGTACATGATTAACGGCGGCGTCGCTCCAGACCGGCTCAAGGCCGCCAAGGTCATCCTGTGGAAGGGCCACTGCTCCGTGCACCAGCGCTTTCTGCCCGAGCACGTCGACCGCGTCCGCCGCGACGAGCCGGGGATGCAGGTGATCGTCCATCCCGAATGCCGTTGGGAGGTCTGCCAGAAGGCCGACGCGCTGGGCTCGACCGAGCGCCTGATCGAGCTGATCGAGAAGTCGCCCGAGGGCTCCAGCTTCGCCGTGGGCACCGAGATTCACCTCGTCAACCGCCTCGCCGCCCGCTTCGCCCCGCTGGGCAAGCGCGTCATCACGCTCGACGACTCCGGCTGCCTCTGCACGACGATGTACCGCATCTCTCCCGCGCACCTGGCCTGGGCGCTCGAAAGCCTGGTTGCGGGCAAGGTCGTCAACCAGATCAAGGTAAGCGAGCAGACTAAGCACTGGGCCAAGGTCGCGCTCGACCGGATGCTCGAAGTTCCCACCGCCCACGCGATCCAGAGGCCTATTTGA
- a CDS encoding beta-propeller fold lactonase family protein, giving the protein MASKGWAAQVGRWIVAGIASVALTGCSGFFPPLDSSSGGSGGSGGGTGNYVLALSPDLGTLSVYTIGTSKLSIGSGSPLTLPSNLVSANSGAIAVTRNNSFVYVGGLNAIYCYSIGTSGALSLVNAGSQTIAANVVSMDASPDGQWLFALDNLSQTVFEFSLNSSTGALALVNQVPYNIKSGATLVPKSIRATSTLVAAALGTAGDALFALTTSNGNLTYSGGISLNSATESDNDVAISSDSSFLYVSRSGTADGIAAYTVNSSGVPSTFGSGALTASGTTPNAMLLDSTGAYLYAANRGSSDISEYTVSAGTLKALSTPTVSAGMIVTSMARDSTGKYVLVGGVSSTTDVGMYSFDSTVPGQLDLATSVSTGKETVGVQVATTH; this is encoded by the coding sequence ATGGCGAGCAAGGGGTGGGCCGCGCAGGTGGGGCGTTGGATCGTAGCAGGGATTGCATCGGTAGCGTTGACCGGATGCTCGGGTTTCTTTCCTCCTCTGGACTCCTCGAGCGGCGGCTCCGGCGGATCGGGTGGTGGAACCGGCAACTACGTACTGGCGCTCTCGCCCGACCTGGGCACGCTGAGCGTGTACACCATCGGCACCTCGAAGCTCTCGATCGGCTCCGGCTCGCCGCTCACGCTGCCCTCGAATCTGGTCTCGGCTAACTCCGGGGCCATCGCCGTCACACGCAATAACTCCTTCGTCTACGTCGGCGGCCTCAACGCCATCTACTGCTACTCCATCGGCACCTCGGGCGCACTGTCGCTGGTCAACGCCGGGTCGCAGACGATAGCGGCGAACGTCGTTTCCATGGACGCCTCGCCCGACGGCCAGTGGCTGTTCGCGCTCGATAACCTCTCGCAGACCGTCTTCGAGTTCTCGCTGAACTCGAGCACCGGGGCGCTCGCGCTCGTCAACCAGGTGCCTTATAACATCAAGTCGGGCGCGACCCTGGTGCCGAAGTCCATCCGGGCGACGTCCACGCTGGTGGCGGCGGCCCTGGGGACTGCGGGTGACGCGCTGTTCGCGCTCACTACCTCGAACGGCAACCTGACCTACAGCGGCGGCATCAGCCTGAATTCGGCGACCGAGAGCGACAACGACGTGGCCATCTCGTCGGATAGCAGCTTCCTCTACGTCTCGCGCAGCGGCACTGCCGACGGCATCGCGGCCTACACGGTCAACTCGTCGGGGGTGCCGTCTACCTTTGGCTCCGGCGCGCTGACCGCGTCCGGCACTACGCCGAACGCGATGCTGCTCGACTCGACCGGCGCGTACCTCTACGCGGCTAACCGCGGCTCGTCGGACATCTCCGAGTACACGGTCTCGGCCGGCACGCTGAAGGCGCTTTCGACCCCGACGGTCTCGGCCGGCATGATCGTGACCTCAATGGCCCGCGACAGCACCGGCAAGTATGTACTGGTGGGCGGCGTCAGCTCGACGACGGACGTGGGGATGTACAGCTTCGATTCGACGGTTCCGGGCCAGCTGGACCTGGCCACCAGCGTCTCGACCGGCAAGGAGACGGTGGGGGTACAGGTCGCTACGACCCACTAA
- a CDS encoding SH3 domain-containing protein, which produces MTKKHGFAAGARLYLTLLVGLLTLGQAGCSRFRAAPQEQFVYVTAKQTFLRDRVAAVSNRTATVSNGDKLKVLEHGRRFVKVRTEKGEIGWIDEKVVVNGDVLASFDTLKDQHKGDSVVASAVVRDEVYLHLSPGRDTERFYRLAEGDKLSLLKRATIVKANSATTNAARARRAIPQAVGTSAAKSPAAPAVPEASAPVKPDAGDQPAPPPVVMEDWWLVRDGQGHTGWLYARMMDVDAPDTIVRYAEGQRIVGAYVLTTLHDPDAGTTGSGLDVPVYVTVLSPYKAGLPYDFDQVRVFTWNMKKHRYETGFRQRNIEGYLPVTITNAVDPNAKPGTPAAQPAPTFSYKALAADAPPVVPDPVTGAMVPGKTVTQTFRLEGSQLRRILPPGSGAAAVVSSAAIADTLAHPEAVEKKEAKGKAGRHRH; this is translated from the coding sequence GTGACGAAGAAACACGGGTTTGCAGCAGGGGCGCGCCTCTATCTCACTCTGCTGGTGGGGCTTCTCACCCTCGGGCAGGCCGGTTGCTCCCGCTTCCGCGCCGCGCCGCAGGAGCAGTTCGTCTACGTCACCGCCAAGCAAACCTTCCTGAGAGACCGGGTCGCCGCCGTCTCGAACCGCACGGCCACCGTCTCGAACGGCGACAAGCTGAAGGTGCTCGAGCACGGCCGCCGCTTCGTGAAGGTGCGGACGGAGAAGGGCGAGATCGGCTGGATCGACGAAAAAGTAGTGGTCAACGGCGATGTGCTGGCCAGCTTCGACACGCTCAAGGACCAGCATAAGGGTGACTCCGTGGTGGCGTCGGCGGTGGTGCGAGACGAGGTTTACCTGCACCTGAGCCCTGGCCGGGATACGGAGCGCTTCTACCGTCTGGCCGAAGGTGACAAGCTCAGTCTGTTGAAGCGGGCGACGATCGTGAAGGCTAACTCGGCCACGACCAATGCGGCACGGGCCAGAAGGGCCATTCCCCAGGCTGTGGGGACCTCCGCGGCCAAGTCCCCGGCGGCTCCAGCCGTGCCGGAGGCTTCCGCTCCCGTCAAGCCGGATGCGGGGGATCAGCCCGCTCCGCCGCCCGTGGTGATGGAGGACTGGTGGCTGGTGCGCGACGGCCAGGGCCACACCGGCTGGCTCTATGCCCGCATGATGGACGTCGATGCGCCGGACACTATCGTCCGCTACGCCGAGGGGCAGCGCATCGTGGGGGCCTACGTCCTGACCACGCTGCACGATCCCGACGCGGGCACCACCGGTAGCGGCCTGGACGTGCCGGTCTACGTGACCGTGCTGAGCCCCTACAAGGCCGGGCTGCCCTACGACTTCGACCAGGTGAGGGTCTTTACCTGGAACATGAAGAAGCACCGCTACGAGACCGGCTTTCGCCAGCGCAATATCGAGGGCTACCTGCCGGTGACGATCACGAACGCGGTCGATCCCAACGCGAAGCCCGGAACGCCCGCAGCCCAGCCCGCGCCGACTTTCAGCTACAAGGCGCTGGCGGCGGACGCTCCGCCGGTGGTGCCCGATCCTGTGACGGGGGCAATGGTGCCTGGCAAGACCGTCACCCAGACCTTCCGGCTGGAGGGCAGTCAACTGCGTCGGATTCTGCCGCCGGGTTCGGGGGCGGCTGCTGTGGTCTCCTCGGCGGCGATTGCGGATACGCTGGCGCATCCTGAAGCGGTCGAGAAAAAGGAAGCCAAGGGCAAAGCGGGAAGACACAGGCACTAA
- the hflX gene encoding GTPase HflX: MSTAQSRHETGGTPPSHPRNPGGTAERAVLVALEFTGQRRKLTAAARLARSSARVADGAVDLDEILGSAGTAAEPEEQAPDLDFEASLAEFEELARSAGAEIAATIIQRRPRPDAATLVGLGKLEEIEGVIASTGADVVLFDHDLSPSQLRNLDNRLPCRVIDRTQLILDIFARHARTREGQLQVELAQLEYQLPRLAGRGKAMSQLGGGIGTRGPGETQLETDRRKINLRIDHVKEQLEAVRRIRRQQRQRREAVPVPVVALVGYTNAGKSTLFNALTSAGALESSRMFATLDPKLRQLQLPSRRKILLSDTVGFIRNLPHTLVTSFRATLEEVERAEILLHVRDASSESLEEQKAQVEKVLAELDIAGKPVIEVLNKIDRVPVAERVVPAGAVAVSGLTGEGLDGLLAAIDRELVVDPLVERRFRVPQAEGAALAALEAGAIVAEKNFEGNLAYFRAVGPASLLNRYRRFHVRGVGADAENS; encoded by the coding sequence ATGAGTACGGCACAGTCCAGACACGAAACAGGCGGCACTCCGCCGTCTCACCCGCGTAACCCGGGGGGGACGGCGGAGCGCGCCGTTCTGGTTGCACTCGAGTTTACCGGGCAGCGGCGCAAGCTGACCGCGGCGGCCAGGCTCGCGCGAAGCTCGGCCCGGGTAGCTGACGGTGCGGTCGATCTGGATGAGATTCTGGGGAGTGCCGGGACTGCTGCGGAGCCGGAAGAGCAGGCTCCGGACCTGGACTTCGAGGCGTCGCTGGCGGAGTTTGAAGAGTTGGCCCGGAGTGCCGGAGCGGAGATTGCGGCGACGATCATTCAGCGTCGCCCACGGCCTGACGCGGCGACGCTGGTGGGCCTCGGCAAGCTGGAGGAGATCGAGGGCGTCATCGCCTCGACCGGGGCGGACGTGGTGCTCTTCGACCACGACCTGAGCCCTTCGCAGTTGCGGAATCTCGACAACCGCCTGCCCTGCCGGGTCATCGACCGGACCCAGTTGATCCTCGATATCTTTGCCCGCCATGCGCGCACCCGAGAGGGACAGTTGCAGGTAGAGCTGGCGCAGCTCGAGTATCAGCTTCCGCGTCTGGCTGGGCGTGGCAAGGCCATGAGCCAGCTCGGCGGCGGCATCGGCACCCGCGGACCGGGTGAGACGCAGCTCGAGACCGACCGCCGCAAGATCAACCTGCGGATCGACCACGTGAAAGAGCAGCTCGAAGCTGTCCGGCGGATTCGCCGCCAGCAGCGGCAGCGGCGCGAGGCGGTTCCAGTGCCGGTGGTGGCGCTGGTGGGGTACACGAACGCGGGCAAGAGCACGTTGTTCAATGCGCTGACCTCGGCGGGGGCACTGGAGTCATCGCGGATGTTCGCCACGTTGGACCCGAAGCTGCGGCAGTTACAATTGCCTTCGCGGCGAAAGATTCTGCTGTCGGATACGGTGGGATTCATCCGCAATCTGCCGCACACGCTGGTGACCAGCTTTCGCGCGACACTGGAGGAGGTGGAGCGCGCCGAGATCCTGCTGCATGTGCGCGATGCCTCGAGCGAGAGCCTGGAGGAGCAGAAGGCGCAGGTGGAGAAGGTGCTGGCGGAGCTGGATATTGCGGGCAAGCCGGTGATCGAGGTGCTGAACAAGATCGACCGGGTGCCGGTGGCCGAGCGTGTGGTTCCAGCGGGCGCGGTGGCAGTGTCGGGACTTACGGGCGAAGGGCTGGACGGTCTGCTGGCGGCCATCGACCGGGAGCTGGTGGTGGATCCGCTGGTGGAGAGACGGTTTCGAGTGCCGCAGGCCGAGGGCGCCGCGCTGGCCGCGCTCGAGGCCGGGGCGATAGTCGCGGAGAAGAACTTCGAGGGCAATCTGGCGTACTTCCGGGCTGTAGGACCGGCTTCGCTGCTGAACCGCTACCGGAGGTTTCACGTTCGCGGGGTAGGTGCGGACGCGGAAAATAGCTGA
- a CDS encoding DUF2203 domain-containing protein: MSKTFTLSEAQTLIPVLESLVHRARSAAIRASTLDTQMQELSQRIFLSGGLHVDVPKAARRRAEREKAMQEARDTVEEIEEIGASIADLDEGRLELPAMAEGRIVLLCWTMGDAEIVQWRESEEGSPLRRMGDGPFGPSGRERERPN, translated from the coding sequence TTGAGTAAAACCTTTACCCTATCCGAGGCTCAGACCCTGATCCCGGTGCTCGAATCGCTCGTGCACCGGGCCCGCTCCGCCGCGATCCGCGCCAGCACGCTCGACACGCAGATGCAGGAGCTGAGCCAGCGAATCTTCCTCTCGGGCGGGCTGCACGTCGATGTTCCGAAGGCGGCCCGCCGCCGTGCCGAGCGCGAGAAGGCCATGCAGGAGGCGCGGGACACGGTGGAAGAGATCGAGGAGATCGGCGCGTCGATTGCGGATCTCGATGAGGGCCGACTGGAGCTGCCTGCAATGGCCGAGGGCCGGATCGTGCTGCTCTGCTGGACGATGGGTGACGCCGAGATTGTGCAGTGGCGCGAGAGCGAAGAAGGGTCTCCTCTACGCAGGATGGGGGATGGGCCTTTTGGGCCGTCAGGCCGTGAGCGCGAGCGGCCGAACTGA